The window TGCCACCGAGAATGAGGATGGACTTGCCCGACCCGCGCCATGCGGCGTCAGTCGACGTCAGCGCGGTAAGCCGTTGCAGCGGCAACGCAAATGCCGAGGACATGGCGAGTGCATCGCGCAGAAATCGTCGACGGTTGGACGGACTGCCGGACATACAACCTCGCGAGCGGAGGAAGCCGATGCTACAGGGTTTGGGTCATGATATGACGCTCGACGCCACCAAATCCAAAATTCCCTCCGACGTCGCACAGCAGTAGAAAACACGTTGCACCGCTCCCACTGAGCATGCCAATGGCCGTCCCTGATCGTTCGCCCAGCGAATGCGCCAACGTCTTGAAGAAGGGCAGGAGCTCCGCCACTCCGGTATGCATGGCGGGAACCACCCGTTCGAAATCATTCTCCGCGATCGTTGCGATCTGAGCCCAACTCTCGAACAATCGCGCGTCGTATTCGCGGGCCGCCACCAACTCGCCGGATGCCTCGCGCATGCCCGCAAACGCCTGATACGCCGCCCCAGTATTCACGCCCTCGTCAAAGGGCATCAACAGCACAGGGACCACCGGTAGCGGTGGCAGGACCAGCAGTCGGTCGCCACGCCCCCACGCCCACGCGCGGGACGCCTGGGTCAACAGGAACGGCACGTCCGCGCCAAGCGTACCGGCCAGTTCCAACAGTCGCGCGCCGCCCATCGGCGCCGGGCTCATGGCCTCCATTGCGCGCAGCACCGCCGCGGCGTCGGCACTGCCGCCACCCAACCCGCCGCCCACCGGAATCCGCTTGAGAATGGAGATGCTCCATCCCGTCTCCCACGCCGTTTCCCGCGCATACAACTCGGCCGCGCGCCACGCCAGATTCTGCTCGGCCGGGCCGAGTCCGTGCGCCGGCACGGCCGGACCGGTGCAGGTCAGTTCGCGTGCGAGATCGCCCACGCGCACAGTCACGACATCATGCAACGCGATGCGCTGGAACAGCGTCTCGATACTGTGATAGCCGTTGGCCTCGCGT is drawn from Gemmatimonadaceae bacterium and contains these coding sequences:
- the ispE gene encoding 4-(cytidine 5'-diphospho)-2-C-methyl-D-erythritol kinase, encoding MSASSRTENAHAKINLVLRILAREANGYHSIETLFQRIALHDVVTVRVGDLARELTCTGPAVPAHGLGPAEQNLAWRAAELYARETAWETGWSISILKRIPVGGGLGGGSADAAAVLRAMEAMSPAPMGGARLLELAGTLGADVPFLLTQASRAWAWGRGDRLLVLPPLPVVPVLLMPFDEGVNTGAAYQAFAGMREASGELVAAREYDARLFESWAQIATIAENDFERVVPAMHTGVAELLPFFKTLAHSLGERSGTAIGMLSGSGATCFLLLCDVGGNFGFGGVERHIMTQTL